The following coding sequences are from one Armatimonadota bacterium window:
- the pheA gene encoding prephenate dehydratase, giving the protein MIPLKDARAPAHPVTVTRAGNRVAFQGEPGAYSDEAIAASRGEVERLPCRTLREVFSAVESGAAEEGIVPVENSYAGSINETYDLLLASPLHIVGEVTHRVDHCLLALPGETLHTVRRVLSHPQALWQCEEFLRAHGLHPVPEYDTAGAARRVAQERLAHTAAIAGRLAARLYGLEVLAESIQTASDNLTRFLFLSRTPAPPLEEAKTSIVFGTENVPGALYRALGAFARRGLNLSKLESRPAQQRASGGAPWEYFFYVDVEAHVEAPLMGEALAELRGATTFLRVLGSYPRARR; this is encoded by the coding sequence GTGATCCCCCTGAAAGACGCCCGCGCCCCTGCCCACCCGGTGACTGTGACCAGGGCCGGTAACCGCGTGGCCTTCCAGGGCGAGCCGGGGGCCTACAGCGACGAGGCCATCGCCGCCAGCCGGGGCGAAGTGGAGCGTCTGCCCTGCCGCACCCTGCGAGAGGTCTTCTCGGCCGTAGAGTCGGGAGCCGCCGAAGAGGGCATCGTCCCTGTGGAGAACTCCTACGCCGGCAGCATCAACGAGACCTACGATCTCCTCCTGGCGTCCCCGCTGCACATCGTCGGGGAGGTGACGCACCGCGTGGACCACTGCCTCCTGGCCCTCCCCGGAGAGACGCTGCACACGGTGCGCCGGGTGCTGTCCCACCCTCAGGCCCTGTGGCAGTGCGAGGAGTTCCTTCGGGCGCACGGGCTGCACCCTGTGCCCGAGTACGACACCGCGGGAGCGGCGCGTCGCGTGGCCCAGGAGCGCCTGGCGCACACCGCGGCCATCGCCGGGCGCCTGGCGGCCCGCCTCTACGGGCTGGAGGTCCTGGCGGAATCGATCCAGACCGCTTCGGACAACCTGACGCGCTTCCTCTTCCTGAGCCGCACCCCGGCCCCGCCCCTGGAGGAGGCCAAGACTTCCATCGTCTTCGGTACGGAGAACGTCCCCGGCGCGCTGTACCGGGCGCTGGGTGCGTTCGCCCGCCGCGGGCTCAACCTCTCCAAGCTGGAGTCCCGCCCGGCGCAGCAGCGCGCAAGCGGCGGGGCGCCCTGGGAGTACTTCTTCTATGTGGACGTGGAGGCGCACGTGGAGGCCCCGCTCATGGGAGAGGCCCTGGCCGAGCTGCGCGGCGCCACCACATTCCTCCGCGTCCTGGGCTCCTATCCCCGGGCGCGGCGGTGA
- a CDS encoding D-cysteine desulfhydrase family protein, with protein sequence MQLGHLPRVPLAVRPTPLQEAPRLSAYLGGPRILIKRDDLTGLALGGSKARKLELLLGQARVQGADVLVTVGAPQSNHARMTAAAARLLGWEAILVLAGEEPDEVQGNLLLDRLFGAQVRLINTTEEYVVMGVVQDLARELAAAGRRPYIIPRGGSTGLGAAAYLEAGIEAFAQLNALGARADAIVHASTSGGTQSGLLAAARWTHSGARVVGISAGPPREVVVQRVVGIVRDLAEVVRTEWAVHPEDVLVHDEYVGEGYGILTPETVEAIKVVARTEGILLDPVYTGKAMAGLIDLIRRGVFTREQTVLFWHTGGQPALFAHARTLSAPD encoded by the coding sequence ATGCAACTGGGCCACCTGCCCCGGGTGCCCCTGGCGGTCCGCCCCACACCGCTGCAGGAGGCGCCCCGGCTGTCTGCGTACCTGGGCGGACCGCGCATTCTGATCAAGCGGGACGACCTCACCGGCCTGGCGCTGGGCGGGAGCAAAGCGCGCAAGCTGGAGCTGCTGCTGGGTCAGGCCCGGGTCCAGGGCGCCGACGTGCTGGTCACCGTGGGCGCCCCCCAGTCCAACCACGCCCGCATGACCGCCGCTGCGGCGCGCCTCTTGGGCTGGGAGGCCATTCTGGTCCTGGCCGGGGAGGAGCCGGACGAGGTCCAGGGCAACCTCCTGCTGGACCGGCTCTTCGGCGCGCAGGTGCGGCTCATCAACACCACGGAGGAGTACGTGGTCATGGGGGTGGTGCAGGACCTGGCGCGGGAGCTGGCGGCGGCGGGACGACGGCCGTACATCATCCCCCGCGGCGGTTCCACGGGACTGGGCGCGGCCGCGTACCTGGAGGCGGGGATCGAGGCGTTTGCCCAGCTCAACGCCCTGGGTGCCCGCGCCGACGCCATCGTCCACGCCAGCACCTCCGGCGGCACGCAGTCCGGGCTGCTGGCTGCGGCCAGGTGGACCCACTCCGGCGCCCGGGTGGTCGGGATCAGTGCCGGGCCGCCGCGGGAGGTGGTGGTGCAGCGCGTCGTGGGGATTGTCCGCGACCTGGCGGAGGTGGTGCGCACGGAGTGGGCGGTCCACCCCGAGGACGTGCTCGTCCACGACGAGTACGTAGGGGAGGGCTACGGCATCCTCACCCCTGAGACGGTGGAGGCCATCAAGGTGGTGGCGCGGACGGAGGGGATCCTCCTCGACCCGGTCTACACCGGCAAGGCCATGGCCGGTCTGATCGACCTGATCCGCCGCGGGGTCTTCACCCGTGAGCAGACCGTGCTCTTCTGGCACACCGGCGGTCAGCCAGCGTTGTTTGCCCACGCGCGGACGCTGTCCGCGCCGGACTGA
- a CDS encoding asparaginase, which yields MGPGGGNPPVLAEVRRGGAVESLHRGAVVATDAAGRVLAACGDPTLRAFARSALKPVQALPLVADGGTRCFELTRSELAVICASHAGEAMHVAAVRSILRKVDLDEQALQCGGHWPLHQPTAEAMRARGEAPGPIHDNCSGKHAGMLALARLHGWDPATYRRPDHPVQQRIREAVVALCGSSEAVATPRTDGCGVPTYYLSLQNLATAFARLAAPEVLPLPWSDAARCVVGAMTAFPEMVGGTGRLDSVLMGVGEGRLVVKGGAEAIVAVAAPPRRLGLALKIEDGSARAVAPVLIEVLRQLALLSEDGIRILAPLHRPAVLDRRNARVGEIVAVLHLESPLGLEPSPTS from the coding sequence ATGGGCCCGGGGGGCGGGAACCCTCCCGTCCTGGCCGAAGTGCGCCGCGGTGGGGCGGTGGAGAGCCTCCACCGGGGCGCTGTGGTGGCTACAGACGCTGCCGGGCGGGTGCTCGCCGCCTGCGGCGACCCGACCCTGCGGGCCTTCGCCCGCTCAGCCCTCAAGCCGGTCCAGGCGCTGCCGCTGGTGGCCGACGGGGGCACGAGGTGCTTCGAGCTGACGCGCTCCGAGCTGGCGGTGATCTGCGCCTCCCACGCCGGCGAGGCGATGCACGTGGCAGCGGTGCGCTCGATCCTGCGCAAGGTAGATCTGGACGAGCAAGCGCTGCAGTGCGGCGGCCACTGGCCCCTGCACCAGCCCACCGCCGAGGCCATGCGTGCCCGTGGCGAGGCGCCCGGCCCGATCCACGACAACTGTTCGGGTAAGCACGCGGGGATGCTGGCGCTGGCCCGGCTCCACGGCTGGGACCCCGCCACCTACCGCCGCCCGGACCACCCGGTGCAGCAGCGCATTCGCGAAGCCGTGGTCGCGCTGTGCGGCAGCTCCGAGGCTGTGGCCACGCCGCGGACCGACGGTTGCGGGGTCCCCACCTACTACCTGTCGCTGCAAAACCTGGCCACAGCCTTCGCCCGCCTGGCCGCGCCGGAGGTCCTCCCGCTGCCGTGGAGCGACGCCGCCCGCTGCGTGGTGGGGGCGATGACGGCCTTTCCCGAGATGGTGGGCGGCACCGGCCGGCTGGACAGTGTGCTCATGGGGGTGGGGGAGGGCCGCCTGGTGGTGAAAGGTGGAGCCGAAGCCATTGTGGCGGTGGCGGCGCCTCCGAGGCGCCTGGGCCTGGCGCTGAAGATCGAGGACGGCAGCGCCCGCGCCGTCGCCCCGGTGCTGATCGAGGTGCTGCGCCAGCTGGCCCTCCTCAGCGAGGACGGCATCCGCATCCTGGCTCCGCTGCACCGGCCCGCGGTGCTTGACCGCCGGAACGCCCGGGTGGGCGAGATCGTTGCCGTGCTGCACCTGGAATCTCCGCTGGGCCTGGAGCCTTCCCCCACTTCGTGA
- a CDS encoding ATP-dependent DNA ligase: MEIPQSFRELAQTMEAVAQTSRRGEKVARLAEYLRALDDESLATACTFLTGAAFPAGDARRLNVGWAALVDVLLALAGTGEEALHDAYLRHGDLGDVAEELFAARPAPVQPLTLAGVRTAFEAMAAASGAGSRGLKVAALRDLLDAATPLEAKYLVKIITSDLRVGVKAGLLEEAVAAAFAPQSPGGAPRALLPLVRRAHMLLGQVGEVAVLARRGRLEEARLALFHPFHFMLAETIFAPEEAFGPGRRALGTALLVEDKYDGIRAQVHAGDGRVTIFSRTLDDVTASFPELLPALRGLAGRYIVDGEILAWRGDRPLPFSLLQQRLRRKEPGALVDRIPVVFFVFDLLHLEGTDLLAAPLADRRRRLEELRYFGPVRPSLATVAQDADHLARRFREARARGNEGLVVKRLDSAYAPGRRGRQWMKWKEELASLDVVVVAAEHGHGRRAGVLSDVTFAVRDGGRLATIGKAYSGLTDREIAELTRWFHAHTVADLGRVKVVQPEVVLEVAFDAVTRSGRHDSGFALRFPRIKRWRQDKTPAEVNTLDDVRRIYERQVVRPRGEEERVGSPAGGAGGGGERRW, translated from the coding sequence GTGGAGATCCCCCAGTCATTTCGGGAGCTGGCCCAGACCATGGAGGCGGTGGCGCAGACCTCCCGCCGGGGAGAGAAGGTCGCCCGCCTGGCAGAGTATCTTCGCGCCCTGGACGATGAGAGTCTGGCCACAGCCTGCACCTTCCTCACCGGGGCGGCCTTCCCGGCCGGCGACGCCCGCCGGCTGAATGTGGGCTGGGCGGCACTGGTGGACGTCCTGCTGGCGCTGGCGGGCACCGGCGAGGAGGCGCTGCACGACGCCTACCTGCGCCATGGGGACCTGGGCGACGTGGCGGAGGAGCTCTTTGCCGCCCGTCCCGCTCCTGTGCAGCCGCTGACGCTGGCGGGTGTGCGCACCGCCTTCGAGGCCATGGCCGCGGCGTCGGGGGCCGGGTCGCGGGGACTGAAGGTGGCCGCCCTGCGGGACCTGCTGGATGCGGCCACCCCCCTGGAGGCAAAGTACCTGGTGAAGATCATCACCTCGGACCTGCGCGTGGGCGTGAAGGCGGGTCTGCTGGAGGAGGCGGTGGCCGCGGCCTTCGCCCCGCAGTCGCCGGGCGGAGCACCGCGCGCGCTGCTGCCCCTGGTCCGCCGAGCCCACATGCTGCTCGGCCAGGTAGGCGAGGTGGCGGTGCTGGCGCGGCGGGGACGGCTGGAGGAGGCGCGGCTGGCGCTGTTCCATCCCTTCCACTTCATGCTGGCGGAGACCATCTTCGCCCCGGAGGAGGCGTTTGGGCCGGGGCGCCGGGCGCTGGGGACCGCGCTGCTGGTGGAGGACAAGTACGATGGGATCCGGGCGCAGGTGCACGCAGGCGACGGGCGGGTGACCATATTCTCCCGTACGCTGGACGACGTCACCGCCTCCTTCCCCGAGCTGCTGCCGGCGCTGCGGGGGCTGGCCGGCCGCTATATCGTCGACGGGGAGATCCTGGCCTGGCGGGGGGACCGCCCGCTGCCCTTCTCCCTGCTGCAGCAGCGGCTGCGGCGGAAGGAGCCCGGTGCTCTGGTCGACCGCATTCCGGTAGTCTTCTTCGTCTTCGACTTATTGCACCTGGAGGGGACCGACCTGCTGGCGGCACCACTGGCGGACCGGCGCAGGCGTCTGGAGGAGCTGCGCTACTTTGGGCCGGTCCGGCCCTCTTTGGCCACGGTGGCGCAGGACGCAGACCACCTGGCGCGACGCTTCCGCGAAGCCCGGGCCAGGGGCAACGAGGGACTGGTGGTGAAGCGCCTGGACTCCGCCTACGCACCGGGTCGTCGCGGCAGGCAGTGGATGAAGTGGAAGGAGGAGCTGGCCTCGCTGGACGTGGTGGTGGTGGCCGCGGAGCACGGGCACGGGCGGCGGGCCGGAGTTCTCTCCGACGTCACCTTCGCGGTGCGTGACGGCGGGCGGCTGGCCACCATCGGCAAGGCGTACTCCGGGCTCACCGACCGGGAAATCGCGGAGCTGACCCGCTGGTTTCACGCGCATACGGTGGCGGACCTGGGGCGGGTGAAGGTGGTCCAGCCGGAGGTGGTCCTGGAGGTGGCGTTCGATGCGGTGACCCGCAGCGGGCGGCACGACTCCGGCTTTGCCCTGCGGTTCCCCCGCATCAAGCGCTGGCGGCAGGACAAGACGCCTGCGGAGGTCAACACCCTGGACGACGTGCGGCGCATCTACGAGCGCCAGGTGGTCCGTCCCCGGGGCGAGGAGGAACGGGTGGGAAGCCCGGCCGGTGGTGCCGGTGGAGGAGGCGAGCGGCGGTGGTGA
- a CDS encoding nodulation protein NfeD — MSAGRDGLDLRVALRAGKGLLAALVLLPLVGPMLALPLLLPQVLATPQATAVATVYRIDVEGVIAPSTARYIMRAIRHAEEERAEALLIRLDTPGGLLKSMDDITKAMLNSAVPIIVYVAPQGARAASAGVFVTFAANVAAMAPATRIGAAHPVAVGQGGQGEQDRTLLEKVTNDAVANIRGLARRRGRNADWAEKAVRESISADEEEAVRLGVVDLVARSEGDLLRALDGRAVTTAEGPVTLRTRRARVVPLRMDITEQFLNLLSDPNIGFILLNIGIIGVLAELYNPGLILPGVVGAIALVLGLASFAILEVNAAGLVLIALAVVMFIADLKIPGHGVLTFGGVVAFIFGAILLTSRQAPFLRISLQLILGVAALLAAFFLFAVGAGIRAQRAVVRSGAEGLVGAVGVARTVLDPEGMVYVRGEMWTARAEGRRIDEGERVRVVGMEGLTVRVRPEES; from the coding sequence GTGAGCGCGGGGAGGGACGGCCTGGATCTGCGCGTTGCCCTGCGCGCGGGCAAGGGGCTGCTGGCTGCGCTGGTGCTCCTGCCGCTAGTGGGCCCGATGCTGGCGCTCCCGCTGCTCCTGCCCCAGGTGCTGGCGACGCCGCAGGCGACCGCCGTTGCCACCGTTTACCGCATTGACGTGGAGGGAGTAATCGCCCCCTCCACGGCCCGCTACATCATGCGGGCCATCCGGCACGCGGAGGAGGAGCGGGCAGAGGCGCTGCTCATTCGCCTGGACACTCCCGGCGGCCTGCTCAAGTCCATGGACGACATCACCAAGGCCATGCTCAACAGTGCGGTGCCCATCATCGTCTACGTGGCGCCGCAGGGGGCGCGCGCTGCCTCCGCCGGGGTCTTCGTCACCTTCGCGGCGAATGTGGCCGCCATGGCCCCGGCGACCCGCATCGGTGCGGCGCATCCGGTGGCCGTGGGGCAGGGCGGGCAGGGGGAGCAGGACAGGACGCTGCTGGAGAAGGTGACCAACGACGCCGTGGCCAACATCCGCGGACTGGCCCGGCGCCGCGGCCGGAACGCCGATTGGGCGGAGAAGGCGGTGCGGGAGAGTATCTCGGCCGACGAGGAGGAGGCGGTGCGCCTGGGGGTGGTGGATCTGGTGGCCCGCAGTGAGGGCGACCTGCTGCGCGCACTGGACGGCCGGGCGGTGACCACGGCCGAGGGGCCGGTGACACTGCGTACCCGCCGTGCCCGGGTGGTGCCGTTGCGCATGGACATCACCGAGCAATTCCTCAACCTGCTCTCCGACCCCAACATCGGCTTCATCCTGCTGAACATCGGTATCATCGGTGTGCTGGCCGAGCTGTACAATCCCGGGCTGATCCTCCCCGGGGTGGTGGGGGCCATCGCCCTGGTCCTGGGCCTGGCCTCCTTTGCCATCCTGGAGGTCAACGCGGCGGGACTGGTGCTCATCGCGCTGGCCGTGGTCATGTTCATCGCCGACCTGAAGATCCCCGGACACGGCGTGCTCACCTTTGGGGGAGTGGTCGCCTTCATCTTCGGAGCGATCCTGCTCACCTCGCGTCAGGCTCCCTTCCTGCGTATCTCCCTGCAGCTGATCCTGGGTGTGGCCGCCCTGCTGGCGGCGTTCTTCCTCTTTGCCGTGGGGGCCGGGATCCGGGCTCAGCGCGCGGTGGTGCGTAGCGGGGCGGAGGGGCTGGTGGGGGCGGTGGGCGTGGCCCGCACGGTGCTGGACCCCGAGGGGATGGTCTACGTGCGCGGCGAGATGTGGACGGCGCGGGCGGAAGGCCGCCGCATCGACGAGGGTGAACGCGTGCGTGTGGTGGGGATGGAGGGGCTGACGGTGCGCGTGCGGCCCGAGGAGTCGTGA
- the tsaE gene encoding tRNA (adenosine(37)-N6)-threonylcarbamoyltransferase complex ATPase subunit type 1 TsaE, translated as MSVVICTGSEKETLQVGRLLGRHLRRGDVVALSGELGTGKTVLARGIAAGAGAAGYIASPTFTLIREYAGPVPVYHVDLFRLEPAEAAELGLEELVERGITVIEWAEKAAPLLRPPLLQVEVAYGVQPEERVLRLRAAGEGPAAAVAAVAAACSRTAPARA; from the coding sequence GTGAGCGTCGTCATCTGTACAGGAAGTGAGAAGGAGACCCTCCAGGTCGGCCGGCTGCTGGGCCGCCACCTGCGCCGCGGGGATGTGGTGGCCTTAAGCGGCGAACTGGGCACGGGCAAGACAGTCCTGGCACGGGGCATCGCCGCGGGAGCCGGCGCGGCCGGGTACATCGCCAGCCCCACCTTCACCCTGATCCGCGAGTACGCCGGCCCTGTGCCCGTCTACCACGTGGACCTCTTCCGCCTGGAGCCAGCGGAGGCCGCCGAGCTGGGGCTGGAGGAGCTGGTGGAGCGGGGGATCACCGTGATCGAGTGGGCGGAGAAGGCGGCGCCCCTGCTGCGCCCTCCGCTGCTGCAGGTGGAGGTGGCCTACGGCGTGCAGCCGGAGGAGCGCGTCCTCCGCCTCCGGGCCGCAGGTGAAGGCCCGGCCGCAGCGGTGGCGGCGGTGGCCGCGGCCTGCTCCCGTACCGCTCCCGCCCGCGCCTAG
- the tsaB gene encoding tRNA (adenosine(37)-N6)-threonylcarbamoyltransferase complex dimerization subunit type 1 TsaB: MLVLGLETATSYGSVALVGPRGLLAEITALVPMRHLEWLVPAIDRVLADAGVSRAQVEGLAVSRGPGGFTGLRIGIATAAAWARASGVPVVGISTLEALAAAAGAPGLVLPVLDARRGEVAAAVFRREDGQHLTRVHEDTVLPPEALGSLVPGGEPVLLVGDGLARWPEAIRQAVPGGWMAPPPLWVPRAAVTATLGRERLLAGQRDDPYRLVPVYGRRPMVV; encoded by the coding sequence ATGCTCGTCCTGGGCCTGGAGACGGCCACTTCCTACGGCAGCGTGGCCCTGGTCGGTCCCCGAGGACTGCTGGCCGAGATCACCGCGCTGGTACCTATGCGCCACCTGGAGTGGCTGGTCCCGGCCATCGACCGCGTACTGGCCGACGCCGGGGTCTCCCGGGCGCAGGTGGAGGGGCTGGCCGTCTCGCGGGGCCCCGGGGGGTTCACCGGACTGCGCATCGGCATCGCCACGGCGGCGGCCTGGGCGCGGGCCAGCGGCGTACCGGTGGTGGGGATCTCCACGCTGGAGGCGCTGGCCGCCGCTGCCGGCGCCCCGGGCCTGGTGCTGCCCGTGCTCGACGCCAGGCGCGGCGAGGTGGCGGCGGCAGTCTTCCGCAGGGAAGACGGGCAGCACCTCACCCGGGTGCACGAGGACACGGTGCTCCCCCCGGAGGCGCTGGGCAGTCTGGTCCCCGGAGGAGAGCCGGTCCTGCTTGTGGGGGACGGGCTGGCGCGCTGGCCGGAGGCCATCCGGCAGGCCGTTCCCGGCGGCTGGATGGCGCCCCCGCCGCTGTGGGTGCCGCGCGCCGCGGTGACAGCCACTCTGGGTCGGGAGCGGCTTCTGGCCGGACAGCGGGACGACCCCTACAGACTGGTGCCCGTCTACGGCCGTCGCCCCATGGTGGTCTGA
- the rimI gene encoding ribosomal protein S18-alanine N-acetyltransferase: protein MVKEITRVEIAPMTPADIPAVLEIERRSFPSPWPREAYEHELDRNHTAVYLVARREGVVVGYAGMWVVMDEAHITTIAVHPGMRGQGIGERLLVALIDRAGERGARWVQLEVRRSNLVAQSLYRKYGFRDVGVRRHYYSDNGEDALVMWTGNIWEEEFRRRYEKLRAALLGS, encoded by the coding sequence ATGGTCAAGGAGATCACCCGTGTCGAGATCGCGCCGATGACGCCGGCAGATATCCCGGCGGTCCTGGAAATCGAGCGCCGCTCCTTCCCCAGTCCGTGGCCGCGCGAGGCCTACGAGCACGAGCTGGACCGCAACCATACTGCCGTCTACCTGGTGGCGCGGCGGGAGGGAGTCGTCGTCGGCTACGCCGGCATGTGGGTGGTGATGGACGAAGCCCACATCACCACCATCGCCGTCCACCCGGGGATGCGCGGGCAAGGGATCGGCGAGCGGTTGCTGGTGGCCCTGATCGACAGGGCCGGAGAGCGGGGCGCCCGGTGGGTGCAGCTGGAGGTGCGCCGCTCCAACCTGGTGGCGCAGAGCCTGTACCGCAAGTACGGCTTCCGGGACGTGGGCGTGCGGCGCCACTACTACAGCGATAACGGGGAAGACGCTCTGGTCATGTGGACGGGCAATATCTGGGAGGAGGAGTTCCGGCGGCGATACGAGAAACTGCGCGCCGCCCTCCTCGGCTCCTGA
- the tsaD gene encoding tRNA (adenosine(37)-N6)-threonylcarbamoyltransferase complex transferase subunit TsaD, with amino-acid sequence MTLLLGIETSCDETAAAVIDASFSIRSNVIASQADLHRRFGGIVPELASRRHIERLLPVLDEALERAGVALRAVAGVAVTRGPGLPGSLAVGVAAAKALAYTCGLPLVGVNHLEGHIYANRLDRSTWPVPAAVLIVSGAHTDLVLMREEGRYQVLGRTRDDAAGEAFDKVGRMMGLGYPGGPPLDRLAEGGDPDRVPLPLPFPDGAYDFSFSGLKTAALRVWRARPADAGFARDFAASFRRAVVEVLVAKLFRVVDAYRPRGVMLAGGVASNTLLRLRTEEEARRHGLPLLVPPPALCTDNAAMIAAAGAARLLKGESDGFDLSVAADLPLA; translated from the coding sequence TTGACCCTGCTGCTGGGTATCGAGACCTCATGCGACGAGACGGCCGCCGCCGTCATCGACGCCAGCTTTTCCATCCGCAGTAACGTCATCGCCTCGCAGGCCGACCTGCACCGCCGCTTTGGCGGCATCGTCCCCGAGCTCGCCTCCCGCCGCCACATCGAGCGCCTGCTGCCGGTGCTGGACGAGGCGCTGGAGCGGGCGGGCGTGGCCCTGCGGGCCGTGGCTGGCGTGGCGGTCACGCGCGGTCCCGGCCTGCCGGGCAGCCTGGCGGTGGGCGTGGCCGCGGCCAAGGCGCTGGCCTATACCTGCGGCCTCCCTCTGGTAGGCGTGAACCACCTGGAAGGACATATCTATGCCAACCGCCTCGACCGTTCCACCTGGCCGGTGCCCGCGGCGGTGCTGATTGTCTCCGGGGCGCACACCGACCTGGTCCTCATGCGGGAAGAGGGCCGCTACCAGGTGCTGGGGCGCACCCGCGACGACGCGGCCGGGGAGGCCTTCGACAAGGTGGGGCGGATGATGGGGCTGGGATACCCGGGCGGTCCCCCCCTTGACCGCCTGGCTGAGGGGGGAGATCCGGACCGCGTCCCCCTGCCGCTGCCCTTTCCCGACGGCGCCTACGACTTCTCTTTCAGCGGGCTGAAGACCGCTGCACTGCGCGTCTGGCGCGCCCGGCCCGCAGACGCGGGGTTCGCCCGCGATTTCGCCGCGAGTTTCCGCCGGGCGGTGGTTGAGGTCCTGGTGGCGAAGCTGTTCCGGGTGGTGGACGCGTACCGCCCTCGCGGGGTGATGCTGGCCGGTGGAGTTGCCTCCAACACCCTCCTGCGGCTGCGGACGGAGGAGGAAGCTCGGCGGCACGGCCTGCCCCTCCTTGTCCCCCCTCCGGCCCTGTGCACCGACAACGCGGCGATGATCGCGGCCGCAGGGGCTGCGCGCCTGCTTAAGGGGGAGTCGGATGGGTTCGACCTCTCCGTCGCCGCCGACCTCCCCCTGGCCTGA